From Ferrimicrobium sp., a single genomic window includes:
- a CDS encoding HAD hydrolase-like protein, which yields MVLAAVFFDVDGTMAETERQGHRVAYNAAFAELGYPVHWDPELYGELLAVMGGKERIRHYWGEHPELGAISNGEVERIHAVKAGHFSDLIDQGAIGLRVGVRRLLDELGARNIPISIASTITIEGLDALLSRNLGADWRKRFAFLGIGDVVPVKKPDPAVYRWLLQQHGVEAHSVVTLEDTRAGLLASVGAGIPTLVTPSEYTQDQDFSEAACVATSLGDPGQPAQWRLASGVEGTGLIDVGFLEKLSQG from the coding sequence ATGGTGCTTGCAGCAGTGTTCTTCGATGTCGATGGGACGATGGCCGAGACAGAACGTCAAGGTCATCGTGTAGCCTACAACGCTGCGTTTGCAGAGCTCGGGTACCCGGTACATTGGGATCCCGAGCTCTATGGCGAGCTTCTTGCTGTCATGGGTGGCAAGGAGCGGATTCGTCACTACTGGGGTGAACATCCAGAGTTAGGGGCGATAAGCAATGGTGAGGTCGAACGGATTCACGCCGTGAAGGCTGGTCACTTTAGCGATCTTATCGATCAAGGTGCTATTGGGCTTCGTGTTGGGGTCCGACGTTTGTTGGACGAGCTTGGCGCTCGCAACATTCCGATCTCGATAGCCTCCACGATTACCATCGAGGGACTCGATGCGCTACTCAGTCGTAACCTCGGTGCCGATTGGCGAAAGCGCTTTGCGTTTCTTGGCATCGGTGACGTTGTTCCGGTTAAGAAGCCTGATCCGGCTGTCTATCGCTGGTTGCTCCAACAACACGGGGTCGAGGCTCACTCGGTCGTTACACTCGAGGATACTCGTGCGGGATTGCTGGCCAGTGTTGGTGCGGGGATTCCGACGTTGGTCACACCAAGTGAGTACACCCAGGATCAAGACTTCTCAGAGGCAGCATGTGTGGCCACGAGTCTCGGTGATCCGGGACAACCGGCCCAGTGGAGATTGGCGTCGGGAGTCGAAGGTACTGGCCTCATTGACGTCGGATTTCTGGAAAAGCTTAGCCAAGGGTAA